A stretch of DNA from Terriglobia bacterium:
ACGACATCCCTGAAGATTCCCAAAAAAGCTGAAAAGGAAGTAGACCGGGGCAGCAAGGACTTCGATGACAAGAAGTACCAGGAGGCGCGGGACCATTTCCAGAAGGCGATCGATATCTACCCCAGCTACGACGAGGCTTACAACGGTTTGGGCGCAACACTGGTCGAGATGGGAGATATCGGTGGTGCCCAGAAGGCTTTCGAAACATCGATCCAGGTGAATGACAAGTACGCGCCCGGCTATCGCAACCTCGCGCAGATCGCCGCGAGCAACAAAGATTTCGCCAAAGCGGCGAGCCTGCTCGAGCGATCGCTCGCCTTGGAACCGATGAATGTCGAGGCACTCTCACGCCTTGCGCAGTTCGATTACATCCTCGGAAAGGACACCGCGGTTCCCGAACTCGTTCGCAGGATGCACAGCCTTCCGCATCCCGGCCAGGCACTGGCGCACTTTGCCGCCGCCGCCTCGCTGGAGCGGATGATGAAGCCGGACGAAGCGATCGGCGAGTATACGCTTTTCATCAAAGAAGCTTCTCCGGAGAACACGCTGATATCGGCAGCCAAAGCCGCCATTGCGCGCTGCCGTGAGAAACTCAACGAACCGACCACCCAGTGACACGCAAGAGTGAAAATCCAATCGTAACCGTGAACGCACGCGGCGCCGCTCGCCTGCGGGGAGGCCACCCCTGGGTTTACCGCTCCGATGTCGCATCCGCCGACGGAATCCCACCGGGAAGTATCGTGACAGTAGTTGACTCGCGCTCACGCGCTCTCGCGACCGCGCTCTACAGCACCGCCTCGCAAATCGCAGTGCGCGCGATATCGCCTGAGGTCGTTTCGGCGCGCGAGTGGAATTCGCTACTTCGCAGGCGCATCTCGGAAGCCGCCGCGTTCCGCAGCAGGGTAGTACGCGACTCTGACGCCTACCGCGTCGTCTTCAGCGAGGCCGATTTTCTCCCCGGCCTCATGGTCGACAAATACGGCGACTATCTTTCGCTCCAGGTGCTGACCCAGGCAATGGACACGCGCGACGCCCGCAACACAATCGTCGGCACGCTGGTCTCGGAATTGTCGCCAATCGCTATCTTCGAACGTGTGGAGCCGCGTATTCGCGAACTCGAGCAGATGGAGCCACGAACGGATTCTTTGATCTGGTCGCGGCTCAGCGGGGAAGTTCCGCCGAAAACCACGTTCACGATGAACGGCCTGAAATTCCTGTTCGACACCGAGTCAGGACAAAAGACCGGCGCGTTCCTCGACCAGCGCGAGAACTACGTCGCCGCAGAACGTTACGCATCCGGCCGCGTGCTCGACTGCTTCACCTACCAGGGGGGATTCGCGCTGCATCTGAACCGTGCCTGCGAGCAGGTGACAGCCGTGGATATGTCGCGGGCGGCGCTGGAAGCGGCGGAACAGAATTGGAAGATGAACGAGGCGGCGTTCAGTGGGCGCGAGATCGAGTGGATCGAGGCCAATGCCTTCGATTTATTGCGCGATTATGCCGATCACGGCGAAAAATACGACATCATCGTTCTCGATCCGCCGGCGTTTGCGAAGGCGAAATCCGCCGCCGCGAAAGCCTTGGGCGGCTATAAGGAATTGAACCTCCGGGCACTCAAGATGCTCCGAGCAGGCGGCAAATTAGTCACTTGCTCGTGCTCGTATCACGTGAGTGAGGGTGATTTTCTCGAGATGCTGGCTTCGGCGGCCGCCGATGCGCGCCGATCGGTGCGAGTGCACGAAGTGCGCCGGCAGTCGCAGGACCACCCCGTCCTGCTCAACGTGCCCGAGACGCATTACTTGAAATGCGTGATCTGCGAGGCTCTATGAAGGTGCTGATCGTTCTGGGCTTGGTCGGCCTGGTGCTGATAGTCTGGCTGCGAATCAATCGGGACAAATGGAAGCCGGAAGAGTGACCACATTCAATCCAGCCTGTATTTCTTCCTCTTCTCCAGTAAAGTCTTTCGGGTAATCCCCAGAATCTCGGCTGCCTTCGACTTCTTGCCGCGGGCGTAATCGAGAATCTCCGCGATGTATGAGCGTTCGAGATCCTCGAGCGTGGGTTTTCGAGTGGATAACGAGGTTTGCCTCACGTGTGCGGGAAGATCTTCGAGCGCAATCTCTCGTGTTGTTCCGAGTACCACTGCGCGCTCGATGATGTTCCGCAACTCGCGTACGTTTCCCGGGTAGGAATAGGATTGCAGCGCCCGCCGCCCATCCGCGCTTATCGTCATCGTGCCCCGCCGGTGCACATCGCACAACTGCATTACGAACATTTGCGCCAGCGGAGTGATGTCGCGCGGCCGTTCACGCAGGGGCGAGACAACCAGCGGCACGACATTCAATCGGTAAAAGAGGTCTTCGCGGAACGAATGCTGCGCAACGGCACGTTCGAGATCTACATTCGTGAGCGCGATGATGCGAGCTTCGAGCTTCACCGGTTTCGTTCCGCCGAGCCGATCGAATGTACGTTCCTCGAGCACGCGCAGCAGTTTTGCCTGCATCGCGGGCGTGAGCGTGCCGATCTCGTCGAGGACGATTGTCCCGCGCCCGGCCAGTTCCATGCGTCCGCGCTTGCGATGAGCCGCCCCGGTAAACGCGCCGCGCTCGTAGCCGAACAGTTCGCTTTCCAGGAGTTCGTGCGGAAGGGAAGCACAATCGATCTTGACGAGGGGTTCGTCACGAGTCGCGCTCAGAAAATGGATTATGGAAGCAAGATGATCTTTTCCGCTGCCGCTTTCGCCACGAATCAGAACCGTTGAGGCTGTTTTAGCAACCTTGGTGGCTTGGTCAAGAAGGCGTTTAGAGGCAGGGTCTTCGGCGACGTAGCGGTCGAGCACGCTGGGATGGTGTTCCTGATCGCGCGCGGAACCTGTCGCCTCTTCTGCCATGGCCTATTTCTTCTTGCCGCGAGCTTTGATTGGTCGCCGCGCCACAGTCTTTCGCGCGCTCTTCCTGGCTGTTTTGCGAGCTGGCGTCTTCGTCACGCGTCGCGCCGGTTTCGTGGATGCCGTTCGCGCAGTTGCTCTCGCCGGCTTCTTCTTCCCGAACACCTCGGCCGACTCAAGCTTTTTCGCCGACTTCCACAGCCGCTCCAGATCGTAAAACTTTCGCGCGCTCTCGTTGAAAATGTGAACAACAAAATCCACGTAGTCGAGCAGGATCCAATCGCCGCGATCATAACCCTCACGATGGTTTGGCTCGAAGCCGGCTTTGGACAAGCGTTCATCCACCTCGTCGGCAATGGCCTGCACCTGTCGTGGGTTCGCTCCGCTGCACACCACGAAGAAATCGGTGAAAGCGCTGGACTCCTTCGGCAGTTCCAGCACGCTGATGTTTTCCGCTTTCTTCGCCTCGGCCGCTGCCAGCACCAACGCGACTTGCTCTCTGATCTCGTTCTTCTTCATCCGGTTCGTTCCTTGATCTTCAGGTTCTTCCCAATGTGCTTCGTGCCCCATATCTGCCGTTCTCAGCAGATGTGGGTCGCCTACTCCCGCCTTTTTCCACCCACGATCTGCAGTCCCGCGCGATGCTTCTTTGCCTCGCGCTCCTGCCTCGCCTTCTCTCTGTCGGAAACATCTGGCAGCGTCTCCGCGCCTTTCTTGTACAGCCCTTCCTTGCGAATGTACTCGGCGACGGCATCTCCAACCATCGACTCCAGTTTCTTTCCCGATTCCGCCGCCGCGCGAATCTTCGTCGCGGAAACCGGCTCGCTTACATCGTCCAACAGATGGATCGTCGTTTCCGGCAGCACCATCGATCCATGAGCGTTCGCCGAACGAAATATTCTCGTGACCTCATCCCGCGGACGCATCGAGTCCGGCAGCGCCTTCGCAACATCCGCCAGCGAATACCCAGGGCGGCTCGCCACGATGAACTCGCATTCGTGTAGCAACTCTACCGGGCTACGCCACTTGGCAATGTCGAGAAAGGCGTCGATTCCAATCAGGAAAAACAATTGGTCGCTCTTCTTTAGCGTCTGCTTAAATCGCTTCACTGTGTCGATCGAGTAGCTCGCCAGCTTGCCCTCCGCCTGGATGACCTCGGGCGCCTCCAGCAGCGACGGGATAAATCTCTTCTCTCCCGCTACCGCCAGCGCAATCATCGCCAGTCGGTGATAGTAGGGCGTGACCGCCGTCTTGGCCTTGAGCGGCTGAATATCGGCAGGCACGAAATAAATCTTGCCGAGCTTGAATCGCTCGGCAGCCGCGCGCGCCACCGCAAGATGTCCACGATGAATCGGGTCGAAGGTGCCGCCAAATAAAGCCAGGTTCATTCAGTTCTCAATCCCGGTTCTCAGTTTGCTCTACATCGAAGTGCGAGGTCTAGTCTCTTGCGCGTTTCGGCCGAGTCGTTTTCTTGGCTGCTTTCTTTGCCGGCTTCTGAGCGATTCTCTTGCTAGTAACCGCCCTCGATTTCGCCGCCTTGCCGCTTTTCGATTTTGCTTTTCTACCCAAAGACTCTGTGCCTCTGCGTCTCCGTGGTGAGTCGATCCTGTGCAATCGTTCGCGTTGTTTCTTTTCAACCCCGGGCAGTCGCAGATCTGCCTTTTCTCCACTGACCTCGGCTGCTCGAACCTGCTCGACATACCGCGCCATCGCCCACTGCAATTCCTTAATGCCCTGCCCAGTAACCGCGGAGATTTCAAAGAACGGCATCCGTTTCCGCGCGGCGTACTTTTTGACCTTCGCCAGTTTCTCCGGGTTGGCGACATCGGCCTTGCTGGCGACGACGATCATCGGTTTCAATTCGAGATCGGCGCCGAAGTTCGCCAACTCGCCCATAATGACCTCGAAATCCTTCACCGGGTCGAGCCGCCCGCTCGCATCCGAAACATCCACCAGGTGCGCCAGCAATCGCGTGCGCTCCACGTGGCGCAGGAACCGCGTTCCCAATCCCGCACCTTCGCTCGCCCCCTCAATCAATCCGGGGATATCGGCAACAACATAACTGACCACGTTCGGCAACTCACCGAGCGCAACTACGCCAAGATTCGGCTGCAATGTCGTAAATGGATAATCGGCAATCTTCGGCCGCGCCGCCGAAATCCGCGAAATCAGCGTGGATTTTCCAACATTCGGATACCCGACCAGTCCAACATCGGCGAGCAGCTTCAGCTCCAGCCGCAAATGGCGTTCTTCACCGGGTCGGCCCAACTCGTGCTCGCGAGGAGCCTGGTGTGTCGACGTCGCAAAATGCTGGTTCCCGCGTCCGCCCCGTCCGCCTCGCGCAATCACCAGACGATCATCGGCGGTCTGAAAGTCATGGACGAGATCGCCGGTGTCCTCGTCGTAAACCAGCGTCCCGACGGGAACCTTCAGAATCACATCTTCGCCTTCGGCTCCGGTTCGATTCGAGCCCTCCCCGTGACGTCCGCGCTGCGCCTTGTACTCGGGATTGAAACGGAAGTGCACCAGAGTGTTGTGCTTCTCGCTGGCTTCCATGATGACATCACCGCCGTGACCGCCATCACCGCCCGACGGGCCCCCGCGCGGAACGAACTTCTCCCGCCGAAAGGCCATGCAGCCATTGCCGCCATCACCGGCTACCACCCGAATTTTCGCTTCGTCAACGAACATGGGAGTCGAAGGTCTGAAGTCAAAAGTCGAAAGCTAAGAAGCCTCAGTCTTTCGACTGTCTGCAAAGCAAAAGGCCCCGCTCGCCACGAGGCCTGCTGTGAAGCCGTATCCCGCTCCTGGTGGAACCGCGCCCCACCCCGTCGTAGTTAACAGATGTAGGTCTTGCCGATCCGTGTCGCTTACGCCTTGGCGGTTTCGAGCGGCTCGATCACGACGAACTTGCCCATGCGTCCGCGATCGACAAACTTGATCTTGCCGTCGACCTTAGCGAATAAGGTGTCGTCTTTTCCGCGGCCAACGTTGAGGCCCGGCTTGATGCGCGTGCCGCGCTGCCGAACGATGATGCTGCCTCCGGGAACAACCTGTCCGCCGAACGCTTTTACGCCCAACCGCTGCGCATTCGAGTCGCGGCCGTTTTTCGATGAACCTAAACCTTTTTTATGTGCCATGACAAAATCCTCTAATTTCTTTACGAACCACTAACCACCGTCATCCCGAGCGGAGCCGCGCGTTGTCTGCGCGGCGTAGTCGAGGGACCCGCGGCTACTTCTTCTTGCTCGAACCCTTCTTCGCTGCAGCCTTCTTTGTGGGAGCCTTCTTCGCAGCAGTCTTCTTGGCAGCCGTCTTCTTCTTCGGCGCAGCCTGCTTAGTCTCGTGCTCTGCCTTGGGTTCAGCCTCTTCCGCCTTCTTGGCCTTCACCTTCTTTTCCGGCAACGCCGGAGCGTCAAAGGTCTGTCCGTCGAACGCAATCTGCGAGATGCGGACCTCGGCGAATCCCTGCCGATGCCCCTGCAGCTTCTTGTACTGCTTCTTGCGTTTGAACTTGAAGACCAGGATCTTGTCGGCGCGACCTTCGCCAATCACCTGTCCAACCACGCGCGCGTCCGACGGATTCGAAATCTGACCGTCGCCGCCGCTCACGGCCAGCACGTCAAAGCTGACGTCGCCACTTGCAATATGCGATTCCGAGCGCTCCACACGGACGACGTCTCCGGGGCTCACGCGATACTGTTTCCCACCGGCGCGGATGACCGCGTACATAGCAATGCCTCCAAACCTTCGCTCCCCAGACATACTACGGGCGAGGAGCCCTAAAGGAATTCAATCTGTGCGCTTGCACTTCCCCGGAAAACGGAACACACATTCACGCTGGGACCGACGGTCACCACAGGGGTTCCCTAGACGGGACGTAGCAGTACAGGCAAACCATTGAATTTTACGGGAAAAGTGGCAGGAAGGTCAAACCGCAGTCGATCAACGCCTGAATTGACCGAGCAGCACCGATAGCGCGAACCCGACGAGCATGACCCCGGCGACGCGGAGTATCGCGGTCATGATTTTGGTGTTCAGAGTCGCATTTCCGGAGTCGGCGGTGGATTGATGTTCGCATGTCGTTCACGGAGGCCCGTGGTCCAAGCGTTGTATCGAACTGAGAGGGGCCGAGCCCAAATGACGAGCACCAACCCCATCGCAGTACGGCTAGCGCGATGTCCAGTCTCAGTACCAAATCACCTCCTTTATCTGGGCCACAACCACCCAAATACACCCGCCGCGAGCAGCGAATAAATCAACCCGTCGATGACCTCTTTGATCGTCATTCCCCACGGCTGGCCCTTCCATATTCCGTTCGCTAGCGGTCCAATGCCGAGAGCCATGAACGCGGTCGCGCCG
This window harbors:
- a CDS encoding tetratricopeptide repeat protein; this encodes MKRLCRFFPLLLLFAPLAFAQGYQQTVQFKVMLVWANGHNFSDKQDVEGMPGVQGNNRDSAGQPIRGNAVSNMAIRIAVLNDMGQTIAETSPSSEGYATFTVVGSVRNAQGLTQDVSYRVRVYGASIEEENVENVVPAEGDRILTVRIHRKGENNAKAPGGIVSTTSLKIPKKAEKEVDRGSKDFDDKKYQEARDHFQKAIDIYPSYDEAYNGLGATLVEMGDIGGAQKAFETSIQVNDKYAPGYRNLAQIAASNKDFAKAASLLERSLALEPMNVEALSRLAQFDYILGKDTAVPELVRRMHSLPHPGQALAHFAAAASLERMMKPDEAIGEYTLFIKEASPENTLISAAKAAIARCREKLNEPTTQ
- a CDS encoding class I SAM-dependent rRNA methyltransferase; its protein translation is MNARGAARLRGGHPWVYRSDVASADGIPPGSIVTVVDSRSRALATALYSTASQIAVRAISPEVVSAREWNSLLRRRISEAAAFRSRVVRDSDAYRVVFSEADFLPGLMVDKYGDYLSLQVLTQAMDTRDARNTIVGTLVSELSPIAIFERVEPRIRELEQMEPRTDSLIWSRLSGEVPPKTTFTMNGLKFLFDTESGQKTGAFLDQRENYVAAERYASGRVLDCFTYQGGFALHLNRACEQVTAVDMSRAALEAAEQNWKMNEAAFSGREIEWIEANAFDLLRDYADHGEKYDIIVLDPPAFAKAKSAAAKALGGYKELNLRALKMLRAGGKLVTCSCSYHVSEGDFLEMLASAAADARRSVRVHEVRRQSQDHPVLLNVPETHYLKCVICEAL
- a CDS encoding sigma-54 dependent transcriptional regulator, with protein sequence MAEEATGSARDQEHHPSVLDRYVAEDPASKRLLDQATKVAKTASTVLIRGESGSGKDHLASIIHFLSATRDEPLVKIDCASLPHELLESELFGYERGAFTGAAHRKRGRMELAGRGTIVLDEIGTLTPAMQAKLLRVLEERTFDRLGGTKPVKLEARIIALTNVDLERAVAQHSFREDLFYRLNVVPLVVSPLRERPRDITPLAQMFVMQLCDVHRRGTMTISADGRRALQSYSYPGNVRELRNIIERAVVLGTTREIALEDLPAHVRQTSLSTRKPTLEDLERSYIAEILDYARGKKSKAAEILGITRKTLLEKRKKYRLD
- the rsfS gene encoding ribosome silencing factor; this translates as MKKNEIREQVALVLAAAEAKKAENISVLELPKESSAFTDFFVVCSGANPRQVQAIADEVDERLSKAGFEPNHREGYDRGDWILLDYVDFVVHIFNESARKFYDLERLWKSAKKLESAEVFGKKKPARATARTASTKPARRVTKTPARKTARKSARKTVARRPIKARGKKK
- the nadD gene encoding nicotinate-nucleotide adenylyltransferase, which translates into the protein MNLALFGGTFDPIHRGHLAVARAAAERFKLGKIYFVPADIQPLKAKTAVTPYYHRLAMIALAVAGEKRFIPSLLEAPEVIQAEGKLASYSIDTVKRFKQTLKKSDQLFFLIGIDAFLDIAKWRSPVELLHECEFIVASRPGYSLADVAKALPDSMRPRDEVTRIFRSANAHGSMVLPETTIHLLDDVSEPVSATKIRAAAESGKKLESMVGDAVAEYIRKEGLYKKGAETLPDVSDREKARQEREAKKHRAGLQIVGGKRRE
- the obgE gene encoding GTPase ObgE, whose product is MFVDEAKIRVVAGDGGNGCMAFRREKFVPRGGPSGGDGGHGGDVIMEASEKHNTLVHFRFNPEYKAQRGRHGEGSNRTGAEGEDVILKVPVGTLVYDEDTGDLVHDFQTADDRLVIARGGRGGRGNQHFATSTHQAPREHELGRPGEERHLRLELKLLADVGLVGYPNVGKSTLISRISAARPKIADYPFTTLQPNLGVVALGELPNVVSYVVADIPGLIEGASEGAGLGTRFLRHVERTRLLAHLVDVSDASGRLDPVKDFEVIMGELANFGADLELKPMIVVASKADVANPEKLAKVKKYAARKRMPFFEISAVTGQGIKELQWAMARYVEQVRAAEVSGEKADLRLPGVEKKQRERLHRIDSPRRRRGTESLGRKAKSKSGKAAKSRAVTSKRIAQKPAKKAAKKTTRPKRARD
- the rpmA gene encoding 50S ribosomal protein L27 — its product is MAHKKGLGSSKNGRDSNAQRLGVKAFGGQVVPGGSIIVRQRGTRIKPGLNVGRGKDDTLFAKVDGKIKFVDRGRMGKFVVIEPLETAKA
- the rplU gene encoding 50S ribosomal protein L21 translates to MYAVIRAGGKQYRVSPGDVVRVERSESHIASGDVSFDVLAVSGGDGQISNPSDARVVGQVIGEGRADKILVFKFKRKKQYKKLQGHRQGFAEVRISQIAFDGQTFDAPALPEKKVKAKKAEEAEPKAEHETKQAAPKKKTAAKKTAAKKAPTKKAAAKKGSSKKK